One Chordicoccus furentiruminis DNA window includes the following coding sequences:
- a CDS encoding undecaprenyl-phosphate glucose phosphotransferase, with product MIEENQRYLNRLLALVDAAVMALTYWLAWYLKFRSHLFSDHSIESVPYRVYMMALPFIIPVMLILYWACNLYAVNRMKGRRVEIGNVITANIIGYLVFIVALFTMHLDDWSRTMIFVFFVCNAAADIAVRFGIWGIVKRMRRHGRFMKNVLLVGYGRAAEEYIDRVLANPQWGYNIRGILDDRAEAGTEYKGIRVLGRIDNLMIILPENHLDEITITLGLSEYYRLEAIVALCEKSGVHTKLVPDYYNIIPTRPYTEDILGLPVINIRYVPLSNAFPAMIKRLLDIIGSLVCIAVFSPLMLLFAILIRTTSPGPVIFRQERVGLHNKPFMMYKFRSMVVQDNRSEKRKWTTRDDPRVTRVGRFMRKTSIDELPQLFNVLKGDMSLVGPRPERPYFVEKFQEEIPRYMVKHQVRPGMTGWAQVHGYRGDTSIRKRIDYDLYYIENWTLGLDVKILFLTVFRGFVNKNAY from the coding sequence TTGATAGAAGAAAATCAGAGGTATCTGAACAGACTCCTGGCTCTCGTGGATGCCGCCGTCATGGCGCTGACTTACTGGCTGGCATGGTATCTGAAGTTCCGCAGCCATCTGTTTTCCGATCATTCAATCGAATCGGTGCCTTACCGGGTCTATATGATGGCCCTGCCGTTCATCATCCCGGTGATGCTGATTCTCTACTGGGCGTGCAATCTGTACGCGGTGAACCGGATGAAGGGCCGCCGCGTGGAAATCGGCAATGTGATCACGGCCAATATCATCGGTTATCTGGTCTTCATCGTGGCGCTGTTCACGATGCATCTGGATGACTGGTCACGGACCATGATCTTTGTCTTTTTCGTGTGCAATGCAGCCGCGGACATCGCGGTCCGGTTCGGTATCTGGGGGATCGTGAAGCGGATGCGCCGTCACGGGCGCTTCATGAAGAATGTGCTGCTGGTAGGCTACGGGCGTGCGGCGGAGGAGTATATCGACCGGGTGCTGGCAAATCCACAGTGGGGTTACAATATCCGGGGCATTCTTGACGACCGGGCCGAGGCGGGCACCGAGTACAAGGGGATCCGTGTGCTGGGCCGGATTGACAATCTGATGATCATCCTCCCGGAAAATCACCTGGATGAGATCACGATCACACTCGGCCTTTCCGAGTACTACCGGCTGGAGGCGATCGTGGCGCTCTGCGAAAAGTCCGGTGTGCATACGAAACTCGTCCCGGACTACTACAACATTATCCCGACCAGACCGTATACCGAGGACATTCTCGGACTGCCGGTGATCAATATCCGGTACGTCCCGCTGTCAAATGCATTTCCCGCGATGATCAAGCGTCTCCTGGATATCATCGGGAGTCTCGTCTGCATCGCCGTCTTCTCGCCGCTGATGCTCCTGTTTGCCATCCTGATCCGGACGACTTCGCCGGGACCTGTCATCTTCCGGCAGGAACGGGTGGGCCTTCACAACAAGCCTTTCATGATGTATAAGTTCCGTTCCATGGTGGTGCAGGACAACCGGTCGGAAAAAAGGAAGTGGACGACCCGGGACGATCCGAGGGTGACGCGTGTCGGCCGTTTTATGCGGAAGACCAGCATTGATGAGCTCCCGCAGCTGTTCAACGTCCTGAAGGGGGACATGTCGCTGGTCGGACCGCGCCCTGAGAGACCGTATTTTGTTGAGAAATTTCAGGAAGAGATCCCGCGGTACATGGTAAAGCATCAGGTCCGTCCCGGTATGACGGGATGGGCCCAGGTTCATGGCTACCGCGGCGACACATCCATTCGCAAACGGATCGATTACGATCTTTATTATATAGAAAACTGGACGCTGGGACTGGATGTCAAGATCCTGTTCCTCACGGTTTTCCGGGGATTTGTCAACAAAAACGCGTATTGA
- a CDS encoding LCP family protein, with protein sequence MIEIIALVVLAAGIFLFARLNAGLGGIGSAGTAGTVTTGGGTVTGGASAAATPDPNFDADAAEENSEVASSEKLKGYTNIALVGIDTRDSKEIDYANSDTMIIASINNATGKIRMVSLYRDTLLNIGKNLTYNVKQGDSDDLGDIVDDGGDGGDYDNGGDTGGDVVDDGGDGGDDGGDDGGNYDDGGDDDNGGGSSSDYDNGGDDDNGGGSGYVDNGGRSSSYYDNGGTSSSYYDSGDDENDGSSSVNVDDLYNNNDSFSTSDSAVTKVENYQLGETKAEGNYDKANAAYQNGSAKQLLSMLNKNLDLNIHDYVVVDFNAVAKLVDDLDGIDVWMTKQEVVHMNNYCVETSKATGLSYTPIEPSEEAANYHLNGVQAVSYARIRYTTGNDMKRTQRQRVVINKIVDKAKSRGLTTVNAMINDVFPYCKTSFSAAEIIQMATTLFGGEIEKTTGFPFEHLEKKVVVGTNALDCVVPVTLADNVKELHEFLFDEQDYQVSSTVQLYSEDIQTLSNLTESNRDLAKKNSVIGASGGEADVVK encoded by the coding sequence GTGATCGAGATCATTGCGCTTGTCGTGCTGGCGGCCGGCATCTTTTTGTTTGCCCGTCTGAACGCGGGGCTCGGCGGCATCGGTTCGGCGGGGACGGCCGGTACGGTGACAACCGGCGGCGGTACGGTGACCGGCGGTGCCTCTGCGGCAGCAACTCCGGACCCGAACTTTGACGCGGACGCGGCGGAGGAGAACAGCGAGGTAGCTTCTTCCGAGAAGCTGAAGGGATACACCAACATCGCGCTCGTCGGCATCGATACCCGCGACAGCAAGGAGATCGATTACGCGAACAGCGACACGATGATCATCGCGAGCATCAATAACGCCACGGGCAAGATCCGCATGGTCTCTCTGTACCGTGACACGCTGCTGAACATCGGGAAAAACCTGACCTATAACGTCAAGCAGGGAGACAGCGATGATCTGGGCGACATCGTCGATGACGGCGGCGATGGCGGCGACTACGACAACGGCGGAGACACCGGCGGTGATGTCGTCGATGACGGCGGCGATGGCGGCGACGATGGCGGCGACGATGGCGGCAACTACGACGACGGCGGCGATGACGATAACGGCGGCGGAAGCAGCAGCGACTACGACAACGGCGGCGATGATGACAATGGCGGCGGAAGCGGCTATGTCGACAACGGCGGCAGAAGCAGCAGTTATTATGACAACGGAGGCACAAGCAGCAGCTATTACGACAGCGGCGATGATGAAAACGACGGCTCGTCCTCGGTGAACGTGGACGATCTCTACAATAACAACGACAGCTTCAGCACCAGCGACAGCGCGGTCACCAAAGTGGAGAACTACCAGCTGGGCGAGACGAAGGCGGAAGGAAACTACGACAAGGCGAACGCCGCTTATCAGAACGGCAGCGCGAAGCAGCTTCTTTCGATGCTCAACAAGAACCTTGATCTGAACATCCATGACTATGTCGTGGTGGATTTCAACGCAGTGGCGAAGCTGGTGGACGACCTCGACGGCATCGATGTCTGGATGACAAAGCAGGAAGTCGTTCATATGAACAATTACTGTGTTGAGACCTCCAAGGCCACCGGCCTTTCCTATACGCCGATCGAACCGTCGGAGGAGGCGGCCAACTATCATCTGAACGGCGTGCAGGCGGTTTCGTATGCCCGGATCCGCTATACGACCGGCAATGACATGAAGCGCACCCAGCGTCAGCGGGTCGTCATCAATAAAATCGTCGACAAAGCCAAGTCCAGGGGACTGACGACCGTCAACGCGATGATCAACGACGTCTTCCCCTACTGCAAGACGTCCTTCTCGGCGGCTGAGATCATTCAGATGGCGACGACGCTGTTCGGCGGCGAGATCGAGAAGACGACCGGGTTCCCGTTCGAGCATCTGGAGAAAAAGGTGGTCGTGGGGACGAACGCGCTTGACTGCGTCGTGCCGGTCACGCTGGCGGACAATGTGAAGGAACTGCATGAGTTCCTGTTCGACGAACAGGACTATCAGGTGAGCTCGACGGTTCAGCTGTACAGCGAAGATATTCAGACACTGTCCAATCTGACCGAGTCGAACCGGGATCTGGCGAAGAAGAACAGTGTCATCGGCGCGTCCGGCGGCGAAGCCGACGTGGTAAAGTAA
- a CDS encoding S1C family serine protease has product MDRTTKDFYDDVNDRKTEGSAGAPAAETGEKPEIPAKDQGVTKPWEKYIPADGPAREDRTGTENENKKPETSAPADGSSREDNKASGSSAAVGSAVPEPDGEKAADGASVTSDESSRADRPYTSRYDAYRFQTPEPSGGDGGNGGGRGPRNGGEPKDPRRHSRMRTVLMAVGLFVALVLAVAAVALGVSRTRLKDGSSGGTDSGASSGIVIGNSESSASSDNAASSSEEAAASEAGTDSASKTESALSTAESASSDSAEPAESAASDAEKAAGDMQIGSGNASEKDLTVPEVVSKAMPSMVSITNVSEEEYENLFGQTEKYQDVSAGSGIIVGKTDKELLIATNNHVISDSDEITVTFCDDEAVEGTLKGADADNDLAIVAVASSDIPKKTQKKISIIAVGDSDSTQVGESVVAIGNALGYGQSVSSGIISALGRQVTDSDGTVRTMIQTDASINPGNSGGALLNMKGELIGINEAKLVDTSIEGVGYAIPMATAEPILEKLGSKEARTAVSADKAGYLGVTVMTVPSAATSSGYPSGVYVSGVTAGGPADKAGLKEGDVITAVDGNSVKGNEDFLKELKYYAAGETVSLSVSRLKGSSGFTKVSVDVTLGSRKEALGSDQTDSSASDAESADSSEESGRIEGNYGNLFGDDGVFGGFGN; this is encoded by the coding sequence ATGGACAGAACAACGAAGGACTTTTATGACGACGTCAATGACCGGAAGACGGAAGGCTCAGCCGGAGCGCCCGCGGCGGAAACGGGAGAGAAGCCGGAGATTCCGGCGAAGGATCAGGGAGTGACGAAGCCCTGGGAGAAATACATCCCGGCGGACGGACCCGCCCGGGAAGACAGGACCGGCACGGAAAATGAGAATAAAAAGCCGGAGACATCCGCCCCGGCGGACGGTTCTTCCCGGGAGGATAACAAAGCATCCGGGTCATCTGCCGCTGTCGGATCCGCTGTGCCGGAACCGGACGGAGAGAAAGCTGCGGACGGCGCGTCAGTGACTTCGGACGAGAGCAGCCGGGCGGATAGACCCTATACCAGCCGCTACGACGCGTACCGGTTCCAGACGCCCGAACCGTCCGGCGGAGACGGAGGAAACGGAGGCGGGCGCGGGCCGCGGAACGGCGGTGAGCCGAAGGACCCCCGCCGGCATTCCCGGATGCGGACTGTTCTGATGGCGGTCGGCCTCTTCGTCGCGCTGGTGCTGGCCGTCGCGGCGGTGGCACTGGGCGTCTCCCGGACACGGCTGAAGGACGGAAGCTCAGGCGGTACGGACAGCGGAGCCTCTTCCGGCATTGTGATCGGAAACAGCGAGTCGTCAGCGTCGTCTGACAATGCCGCGTCCTCGTCGGAGGAAGCGGCTGCATCTGAAGCCGGAACGGACAGCGCCTCAAAGACGGAGAGCGCTTTGTCCACGGCGGAATCCGCATCTTCCGACAGCGCGGAGCCGGCGGAATCCGCGGCTTCGGATGCTGAGAAAGCCGCAGGCGATATGCAGATCGGCAGCGGGAACGCCAGTGAGAAGGATCTGACGGTCCCCGAGGTGGTCAGCAAGGCGATGCCGTCGATGGTTTCCATCACCAACGTCTCCGAGGAGGAGTATGAGAACCTGTTCGGGCAGACGGAAAAATATCAGGATGTCAGCGCCGGCAGCGGCATCATCGTCGGGAAGACGGACAAGGAGCTTCTGATCGCGACGAACAACCATGTGATCAGCGACAGCGACGAGATCACGGTGACATTCTGCGACGACGAGGCGGTCGAAGGCACGCTGAAGGGCGCGGACGCCGACAATGATCTTGCGATCGTGGCGGTCGCTTCTTCGGACATTCCGAAGAAGACGCAGAAGAAGATTTCGATTATCGCTGTCGGTGATTCCGATTCCACCCAGGTCGGCGAATCCGTGGTCGCGATCGGCAACGCACTTGGATACGGTCAGTCGGTTTCGAGCGGCATTATCAGCGCGCTGGGACGCCAGGTGACCGATTCCGACGGCACCGTCCGGACCATGATTCAGACGGACGCCTCCATCAATCCGGGCAATTCCGGCGGCGCTTTGCTCAACATGAAGGGAGAGCTGATCGGCATCAACGAGGCGAAACTGGTGGATACCAGCATCGAGGGTGTCGGCTATGCGATCCCGATGGCGACGGCTGAGCCGATTCTGGAGAAACTGGGAAGCAAGGAGGCAAGGACGGCGGTCAGCGCTGACAAAGCGGGATATCTGGGCGTGACCGTGATGACGGTGCCGTCCGCGGCGACCAGCAGCGGATACCCGTCCGGCGTGTATGTCTCCGGCGTGACAGCCGGAGGGCCTGCGGACAAGGCGGGCCTTAAGGAAGGCGACGTGATCACGGCCGTCGACGGAAATTCCGTCAAGGGCAACGAGGACTTCCTGAAGGAGCTGAAGTATTATGCGGCGGGCGAGACCGTTTCGCTTTCGGTGAGCCGTCTTAAAGGCAGCAGCGGATTTACCAAGGTATCGGTGGATGTCACGCTCGGAAGCCGGAAGGAAGCGCTCGGATCGGATCAGACGGATTCGTCAGCATCGGACGCGGAGTCGGCGGATTCCTCGGAGGAAAGCGGGCGGATTGAAGGGAATTACGGAAATCTCTTCGGGGACGACGGGGTTTTCGGAGGATTTGGAAACTGA
- a CDS encoding glycosyltransferase family 2 protein yields the protein MGLATVDVIIPSFYPDRSFRDLIKRLSKQSYPVSHILIVNTEESGWDDSLVEGIGNAEVFHITRRQFDHAGTRNMGAGFSDADYLIFMTQDAVPADEHLILHLLEPFEDPVVKACYARQLPKADCRIPEGFVRSFNYPPESHVRGAEDLSRFGVKTFFCSNVCAAYDGETFRKLKGFSVPAIFNEDMIYAGRLIALGFRIAYAAEAEVYHSHNYTNRQQFRRNFDNGVSQAMHPEIFAHVPSVSEGGRLVRYVSRRLIRVHRGYLLPGFWLQCAFRLAGFRLGCSYQRLPARLVRRCSMNPVFWDRMAKRREDAGRS from the coding sequence ATGGGGCTGGCTACCGTGGACGTGATTATTCCGTCCTTTTATCCGGACAGATCCTTCCGGGATCTGATAAAAAGACTGTCGAAGCAGTCATATCCTGTGTCTCATATCCTCATCGTCAACACGGAGGAGAGCGGGTGGGACGACTCGCTCGTTGAAGGCATCGGCAATGCAGAAGTGTTTCATATCACCAGAAGGCAGTTCGATCATGCCGGCACGAGAAATATGGGTGCCGGCTTCTCTGACGCCGACTATCTGATCTTCATGACGCAGGACGCGGTGCCTGCGGACGAACATCTGATCCTTCATCTGCTGGAACCCTTCGAGGATCCGGTGGTGAAGGCGTGTTACGCGAGACAGCTTCCGAAGGCGGACTGCCGGATACCGGAGGGCTTCGTTCGTTCCTTTAATTATCCGCCGGAGTCACATGTGCGAGGCGCGGAGGATCTCAGCCGGTTCGGCGTCAAGACGTTTTTCTGCTCGAATGTCTGCGCCGCGTATGACGGGGAAACATTCCGGAAGCTGAAGGGCTTTTCCGTACCGGCCATCTTCAATGAAGACATGATCTACGCGGGACGCCTCATCGCGCTGGGATTCCGGATTGCCTATGCGGCGGAGGCGGAGGTCTATCATTCTCATAATTATACCAACCGCCAGCAGTTTCGCCGGAATTTCGACAACGGCGTGTCGCAGGCCATGCACCCGGAAATCTTTGCCCATGTTCCGTCGGTATCGGAGGGCGGACGGCTTGTCCGCTATGTCTCACGGCGTCTGATCCGCGTGCACCGGGGTTATCTTCTGCCGGGCTTCTGGCTGCAGTGCGCGTTCCGGCTGGCCGGCTTCCGGCTGGGATGTTCCTATCAGCGCCTGCCGGCCCGTCTCGTCCGCCGGTGTTCGATGAACCCGGTCTTCTGGGACAGAATGGCGAAAAGAAGGGAGGACGCGGGAAGATCCTGA
- a CDS encoding glycosyltransferase family 2 protein produces MASTIAVVIPNYNGRKYLGDCLRAIRGQTRKPDRIIVVDNGSSDGSVAYLRREFPETERIALPENTGFCGAVNTGIRSASDMDYVFLLNNDTKAEPGCIAGLMDAMERDPRLFSAQAKMLRMDDPSRIDDAGDLYCALGWAFARGKGRPETRYQKPCRIFAACAGAAVYRTAYLKKVGLFDEHHFAYLEDTDIGWRARLSGYRNEFVPSARVLHVGSASSGSIYNLFKVKNSSRNSIYLIAKNMPPLQILINLPFLIPGFAAKAVFFARRGYGREYIRGLAGGFFLARKGAAEGRRVRFRPDRLPVYLAIQLELWVNIVRRFTGR; encoded by the coding sequence ATGGCATCGACGATCGCGGTGGTGATTCCCAATTATAATGGAAGAAAGTATCTGGGAGACTGTCTCCGCGCGATCCGCGGCCAGACGCGGAAGCCGGACCGGATCATCGTCGTGGACAACGGCTCATCGGACGGCAGCGTGGCGTATCTCAGGAGGGAATTCCCGGAGACGGAGCGGATCGCTCTGCCGGAGAACACCGGTTTCTGCGGTGCGGTGAACACAGGGATCAGATCCGCTTCCGACATGGATTATGTGTTTCTCCTCAACAATGACACGAAAGCGGAGCCGGGCTGCATCGCCGGACTCATGGATGCGATGGAGCGGGATCCGCGGCTTTTTTCCGCTCAGGCGAAGATGCTTCGGATGGACGACCCGTCCCGGATCGACGACGCCGGCGATCTCTACTGCGCGCTGGGCTGGGCTTTCGCCCGGGGGAAAGGCCGGCCGGAAACCCGATATCAAAAGCCCTGCCGGATTTTCGCCGCCTGCGCGGGAGCGGCCGTCTACCGGACGGCGTATCTGAAGAAAGTGGGCCTCTTTGACGAGCACCATTTCGCTTATCTTGAGGACACCGACATCGGATGGCGGGCCCGTCTCTCCGGGTATCGGAATGAGTTTGTCCCGTCGGCGAGGGTGCTCCATGTGGGCAGCGCCTCCAGCGGCTCGATCTACAATCTTTTCAAGGTGAAGAACTCGTCGCGCAACAGCATCTATCTCATCGCGAAGAACATGCCGCCGCTTCAGATCCTGATCAATCTGCCTTTTCTGATACCGGGATTCGCGGCAAAGGCGGTGTTCTTTGCACGCCGTGGATATGGGCGCGAGTACATCCGCGGACTGGCCGGCGGCTTTTTCCTCGCCCGGAAGGGGGCGGCGGAGGGACGGCGCGTCCGCTTCCGCCCGGACCGGCTGCCGGTCTATCTTGCGATTCAGCTCGAACTCTGGGTCAATATCGTGCGGCGCTTCACCGGCAGGTGA
- the clpX gene encoding ATP-dependent Clp protease ATP-binding subunit ClpX encodes MAEDKNKTEEEKDEGFCSICGRPAEKAGRLLHMPNGMSVCEDCLQKSMDAFQSRPELKSLADQFKNISFVNLSDLFGGGAQEPEAETKKEAEQPRPFRMKDVPQPHRIKAELDRYVVGQEKAKKILSVAVYNHYKRIITEERRADARKEGKAEKELPVEIEKSNVLMIGPTGSGKTYLVQTLAKLLDVPLAITDATSLTEAGYIGDDIESVVSKLLAASGNSVEKAEHGIIFVDEIDKIAKKKNTNQRDVSGEAVQQGMLKLLEGAEVEVPVGATSKNAMVPMRMVNTKNILFIVGGAFPGLEDIIKERMNRHSSIGFHADLKDKYDDEPNLIRHVTTEDLRSFGMIPEFLGRLPILCPLEELTADMLVKILSEPENAIIRQYQALLAMDEVKLTFEKEALEVIAQRALAMGTGARALRSILEDYMLDIMYEIPKDDSIGEVVITKDYVERKGSPQILLRGTMQLGAGRG; translated from the coding sequence ATGGCGGAAGATAAGAATAAAACGGAGGAGGAGAAGGACGAAGGCTTCTGTTCGATCTGCGGTCGTCCCGCGGAGAAGGCAGGACGACTTCTTCATATGCCGAACGGCATGTCTGTCTGTGAGGACTGTCTGCAGAAGAGCATGGATGCGTTTCAGTCACGTCCGGAGCTGAAGTCACTCGCGGATCAGTTCAAAAACATTTCCTTCGTCAATCTGAGCGACCTTTTCGGGGGCGGCGCGCAGGAGCCCGAAGCGGAAACGAAAAAAGAGGCAGAACAGCCCCGGCCTTTCCGGATGAAGGATGTGCCGCAGCCGCACAGAATCAAGGCGGAGCTTGACCGCTATGTCGTGGGTCAGGAGAAGGCGAAGAAGATCCTGTCCGTTGCCGTCTACAACCATTACAAGCGGATCATCACAGAGGAACGGCGCGCGGACGCCCGCAAGGAAGGAAAGGCTGAGAAAGAACTGCCGGTTGAAATCGAAAAATCGAATGTTCTGATGATCGGCCCCACCGGATCGGGCAAAACGTATCTGGTCCAGACGCTGGCGAAGCTGCTGGACGTGCCGCTGGCGATCACCGACGCCACGTCGCTGACCGAGGCGGGCTATATCGGCGACGATATTGAAAGCGTGGTGTCAAAGCTGCTGGCCGCATCCGGCAACAGCGTCGAAAAGGCGGAGCACGGCATCATTTTTGTCGATGAGATCGACAAGATCGCGAAAAAGAAGAATACGAATCAGCGGGATGTCAGCGGCGAAGCGGTGCAGCAGGGCATGCTGAAGCTGCTGGAAGGCGCGGAGGTCGAGGTTCCGGTCGGTGCGACCAGCAAAAACGCCATGGTCCCGATGAGGATGGTGAATACGAAGAATATTCTCTTCATCGTCGGGGGCGCCTTCCCCGGGCTTGAGGATATCATCAAGGAACGGATGAACCGGCACAGCTCGATCGGCTTTCACGCGGATCTGAAAGACAAGTATGACGATGAGCCGAATCTGATCCGCCACGTCACGACGGAGGATCTCCGGTCCTTCGGCATGATCCCCGAATTTCTCGGACGTCTTCCGATTCTCTGCCCGCTGGAGGAGCTGACGGCGGATATGCTGGTGAAGATCCTTTCCGAACCGGAGAACGCCATCATCCGGCAGTATCAGGCGCTGCTGGCGATGGACGAGGTGAAGCTGACGTTTGAGAAGGAAGCGCTTGAAGTGATTGCGCAGCGGGCTTTGGCGATGGGAACCGGCGCGAGAGCACTCCGGTCGATTCTTGAGGACTATATGCTGGATATCATGTACGAGATTCCGAAGGACGACAGCATCGGAGAGGTTGTCATCACAAAGGACTATGTGGAACGGAAGGGGAGCCCGCAGATCCTGCTTCGCGGCACCATGCAGCTGGGAGCGGGACGGGGCTGA